The genomic stretch GCAAGGCCCCGCCATAACATGGATCTCTTCTCCGCCAATTTCATGCTCTCCAATTTTGATAATGGTGTTTTCACTTTGAAATTCACGGCTGACTAGCTTATAAGGCGCAAGGATTGGAACTACTTTCTCTACCCAAGGTATAGCTTCTAGATCCAGAGCTTCTAATCGTGAACGATCACCAATAGCACCAACGATAATCTTCTCTACTCCTTGTGAAAGATGGACCTTAAACCCCTCTTCATTTAAACGTTCATTAATTTTCTGAACTTGTGCTTCACTCGTTCCGCGTTTTAAGACAATAATCATCAATTCCACTCCCTCTACCATCCTACATTCTTTTTCGTATCATTCATCCAGAAAACGAGCAGTTCTACCATACTACACCGCAATTTGTCTAACATACTTATCTTTAATCCACATCTGCATTCTCCATCAGATCTCTACGCAGATTTACTGCATCCCTTAGATAAACAGGTTGGATTTCCTCCTGTGACAAAGGGCTTTCTACATGAAGCAAAACGCGGATACATCGGGGTAGAGACCCTGGAACAGGGATTTCATTGAGGCAAAGCATCGGGACGCGATCCCAGCCCAGCTGACGAGCGAAAGCTGCAGGAAATGCAGCATCTAAATCCTTTGTTAATGTGAAAATCGCACTAACAATATCCGCTGGGGCTAATGAATTCCGCCTTACTATTTCCTCTAGGAGCTCATGAGTTGCTTGACGTATTTGTTCTGCATCATTTTCTTGTAT from Desulfitobacterium dichloroeliminans LMG P-21439 encodes the following:
- the aroH gene encoding chorismate mutase, with translation MAGMRGIRGAITIQENDAEQIRQATHELLEEIVRRNSLAPADIVSAIFTLTKDLDAAFPAAFARQLGWDRVPMLCLNEIPVPGSLPRCIRVLLHVESPLSQEEIQPVYLRDAVNLRRDLMENADVD